The following are encoded together in the Humulus lupulus chromosome 5, drHumLupu1.1, whole genome shotgun sequence genome:
- the LOC133779616 gene encoding uncharacterized protein LOC133779616 — translation MSQTHINIVVLYNGSWEQVLNEGWSFSAKQSKGMKVPKTITYNSLVDQLCTLIGADKSRIDLDLNVIYHFGSKGIPPSLISNDEDVAFFLDEIGTSINHRTPLCVSTTEKRSNDPLVTKTRELYTIPPVETKVNDDFCIDDNEDSCDDDNNDADGNEESCDGDNNDADGNEDSLLKSHDSSNNRGRKVRQVGEDNLWSTPLLLNQGEKGSTSASTAQLLTSSSSINSWEIKEGQIFENKQELKMKLHLYALKKNFEFKVKKSAKNIWCTVCVDDKCKWRLRATKLVNSNMFEVRKFFGEHTCSLDVRHKDHRQASPWLIGHVIRRKFEGDDVNYKPRSIVKDMSLSYGVHMSYAKAWRCREHALAYIRGTPESSFQKLPSFLYMMEQKNPGTVTHLQMDNEGRFKYCFMALGVSIMGFKTYIRPVICVDGIFLTTRCGGTLLCAMGQDANKQIYPIAFSVVDSENNDSWLYFLLRLKEAIGEVENLVFVSDRHTSIASALTKIFPEAHHGACIHHVSMNIRAKFKTDHCHEEFFLAAKAYRKREFLRHFEKIKFKDLAIAQYLENQVGFEKWAHSFFPGHRYNLMTTGIAESWNNVIAEARGWPITCLMEFMRHTLQKWFFERRTAASAATSPLATEVEADLRKLADKSTTSFSFPSSQYEITVLDGDLDGDVDLRRKTCSCRRFDLTGLPCEHDLAGARDRGISPYSLCSRFYTVEAWLSSYGGSVYTLGNEESWVIPNDIGSMMTAPPLVKQKAGRPKKKRRLSKGEKNRKQHRCSRCGVLGHNRVAYTTVCPPPSRHA, via the exons ATGa GTCAAACACATATAAATATTGTGGTGTTATATAATGGATCGTGGGAACAAGTTTTGAACGAAGGTTGGTCATTTAGTGCTAAACAAAGCAAGGGTATGAAGGTGCCAAAGACTATCACTTACAATAGTCTTGTTGATCAATTGTGTACTTTAATCGGAGCTGACAAGTCTCGTATTGATCTTGACTTAAATGTAATCTATCATTTTGGAAGTAAAGGTATCCCTCCATCTTTAATTAGTAATGATGAAGATGTTGCTTTTTTTCTTGATGAGATAGGAACATCTATCAATCATCGGACACCCCTATGTGTGTCTACTACAGAGAAGAGAAGTAATGATCCTTTGGTTACTAAAACACGTGAGTTGTATACTATTCCTCCAGTTGAAACCAAAGTGAATGATGATTTTTGCATTGATGACAATGAAGACAGttgtgatgatgataataatgatgcagATGGCAATGAAGAGAGTTGTGATGGTGATAATAATGATGCAGATGGCAATGAAGACAGtt TATTGAAGAGCCATGATTCCTCAAATAATAGAGGTCGTAAAGTAAGACAGGTTGGCGAAGATAATCTATGGAGTACTCCACTTTTGTTGAATCAAGGGGAAAAAGGCTCTACTTCAGCCTCAACAGCTCAATTACTGACATCTTCTTCGAGTATCAATTCATGGGAAATAAAAGAGGGTCAAATATTTGAGAACAAGCAAGAGTTGAAGATGAAACTCCATCTTTATGCATTAAAGAAAAACTTTGAGTTTAAAGTAAAGAAATCTGCGAAAAATATATGGTGTACAGTATGTGTTGATGATAAATGCAAATGGAGGTTGAGGGCTACAAAATTGGTTAATTCCAATATGTTCGAGGTTCGTAAATTTTTCGGTGAACACACATGCTCATTGGATGTTCGACATAAAGATCACCGTCAGGCATCCCCATGGCTTATTGGACATGTCATAAGGAGAAAATTTGAGGGTGATGATGTTAATTACAAGCCAAGGTCAATTGTAAAAGATATGAGTTTATCATATGGAGTTCATATGAGCTATGCTAAAGCTTGGAGGTGTCGAGAGCATGCATTGGCTTACATAAGAGGTACACCAGAATCATCATTTCAGAAACTTCCCTCATTTCTATACATGATGGAGCAAAAAAATCCTGGAACTGTTACTCATTTGCAGATGGACAATGAAGGTAGGTTCAAATATTGCTTCATGGCCTTAGGTGTTTCTATAATGGGGTTTAAAACATATATTCGCCCAGTTATATGTGTAGATGGAATCTTCTTGACTACTCGGTGTGGAGGTACTTTGTTATGTGCCATGGGACAAGATGCTAACAAGCAAATATATCCAATTGCATTTTCAGTAGTTGACTCAGAGAATAATGACTCATGGTTGTATTTTCTACTGAGGTTGAAGGAAGCGATTGGTGAAGTGGAGAATCTAGTATTCGTGTCTGATAGACATACTAGTATAGCAAGTGCATTGACTAAAATTTTTCCTGAGGCACACCACGGTGCTTGTATACATCATGTTAGCATGAATATCCGTGCGAAGTTCAAAACTGACCATTGCCATGAAGAATTCTTCCTTGCAGCGAAAGCTTATAGAAAGCGAGAGTTTTTACGCCATTTTGAGAAGATTAAATTCAAAGATCTTGCAATTGCTCAATACTTAGAGAATCAAGTGGGTTTTGAAAAGTGGGCTCATTCTTTCTTTCCTGGTCATCGATATAATTTAATGACTACAGGTATTGCCGAAAGCTGGAACAATGTCATTGCTGAGGCAcgtgggtggccaattacttgtcTCATGGAATTTATGAGGCACACTTTACAAAAATGGTTTTTCGAGCGTCGAACTGCAGCATCAGCGGCTACAAGTCCTCTTGCCACAGAAGTGGAAGCTGATTTGCGAAAGTTAGCAGACAAGTCCACTACCTCGTTCTCTTTTCCGTCTAGTCAGTATGAAATAACAGTATTGGATGGTGATCTTGATGGAGATGTAGACCTGAGGAGGAAAACATGTAGTTGTAGAAGATTTGATTTGACAGGTCTTCCTTGTGAACACGATCTAGCTGGTGCTCGAGATCGTGGCATTAGTCCATATAGTTTATGCTCCAGATTCTACACAGTTGAAGCGTGGTTGTCATCCTATGGTGGATCTGTATATACGCTGGGTAATGAAGAATCTTGGGTGATACCAAATGACATAGGAAGTATGATGACAGCTCCTCCTTTAGTGAAGCAGAAGGCTGGTCGTCCAAAAAAGAAACGACGTTTATCAAAGGGTGAGAAGAATAGAAAACAACATAGATGTAGTAGATGTGGTGTCCTGGGCCACAATCGAGTGGCGTACACCACTGTTTGTCCCCCGCCGTCAAGACATGCTTAG
- the LOC133779617 gene encoding uncharacterized protein LOC133779617, with translation MSLLMLPTERHYPAKAAYRGGSIMSTIIAKFTTFDLLERAKQSPFKQFFLAPPLQYSGVIIHQLLLRRVVGRGKNEYCLNFNICGQNTRFGISEFGLITGLNCGISPDQAKYKEMTKSKRLLQTYLNNKECLSSEELEDGFKRCDVKEDVWKLGLCFLVDSLLLPSEPKMKCFIDVLSMVENEDDFFNYPWGRLSYEKTLFGLAKDMERLRNKYLKNVEQKRKRPAPQYTIYGYAIALQYWAYEIFTKFSAFADQQPLAFPRMLSWSAHKMLKEKDIEGVFKKKSNLVKATLNPRPEEKEFHDSIIQGPDELLMGRVISFVDDDVELEFEREEREESPTKPDVADGHRHEQDKKEIPTPINTHHEKLLADIDTLKSNQQRMEEKLDYLIELVLSQRKGSDSEDSLSDEHLASPHHTFIMEHVVGEDSPSCKVVSPGDMAGVEFKRRRVPTKRIFGSEFTDPTKKKKKAKTIVTDPCEINPLQPYDEKQMRRFKKWVIGLKKNDKPISLLAGLCTAKWFIQLLTPRTWLDGLV, from the exons ATGTCACTCCTCATGCTTCCTACTGAAAGGCATTATCCAGCAAAGGCTGCGTATAGGGGAGGGAGCATTATGAGTACAATAATAGCAAAGTTCACGACATTTGACTTGTTGGAACGAGCGAAACAGTCACCATTCAAGCAATTCTTCTTAGCTCCGCCTCTACAATATTCTGGAGTTATTATTCACCAGTTACTGCTTAGGAGAGTTGTTGGTAGAGGAAAGAACGAATACTGCTTGAATTTTAATATTTGTGGTCAGAATACAAGGTTTGGAATTAGTGAATTTGGTTTGATCACTGGATTGAATTGTGGAATTTCTCCGGATCAGGCAAAGTATAAAGAAATGACCAAGAGTAAAAGACTTCTCCAGACATACTTGAACAATAAAGAATGTTTGTCTTCTGAAGAGTTGGAAGATGGATTCAAAAGGTGCGATGTGAAAGAAGACGTATGGAAATTAGGTCTATGTTTTTTGGTAGACTCTCTTTTATTACCTAGTGAACCAAAGATGAAATGCTTTATTGATGTCCTTTCCATGGTGGAAAATGAAGATGACTTCTTCAACTATCCTTGGGGGAGATTATCATACGAGAAGACATTATTCGGCTTGGCAAAAGATATGGAAAGGCTAAGGAATAAATACTTGAAGAATGTTGAGCAAAAGAGAAAAAGACCAGCACCTCAGTACACAATTTATGGTTATGCCATTGCTCTGCAATATTGGGCCTATGAAATTTTCACAAAGTTCTCTGCATTTGCTGATCAACAACCCCtggcctttccaagaatgctTAGCTGGTCAGCGCATAAAATGCTAAAAGAGAAAGATATTGAaggtgtatttaagaaaaaaagt AATCTTGTGAAGGCCACGCTCAATCCAAGACCCGAAGAGAAAGAATTTCATGACTctattattcaaggaccagatgaACTACTCATGGGACGTGTTATTAGCTTTGTAGACGATGATGTGGAATTGGAGTTTGAAAGGGAAGAACGTGAGGAATCTCCCACAAAGCCCGATGTAGCAGATGGGCATCGTCACGAGCAAGACAAGAAAGAGATACCAACTCCAATTAACACCCACCATGAAAAGTTGTTAGCTGATATTGACACTTTGAAAAGTAACCAACAAAGAATGGAGGAGAAGTTGGATTATCTAATTGAATTAGTGCTCTCGCAACGTAAAGGTAGTGATTCTGAGGATTCATTATCAGATGAGCATCTTGCTTCACCACACCATACATTTATTATGGAGCACGTTGTTGGAGAAGATAGCCCTAGCTGTAAGGTGGTATCTCCTGGAGATATGGCTGGGGTGGAATTCAAGAGAAGGAGGGTTCCAACGAAAAGAATTTTTGGTTCCGAGTTTACTGATCCAactaagaagaaaaagaaagcaaaGACAATTGTAACTGATCCTTGTGAAATTAATCCCCTACAGCCATATGACGAAAAGCAAATGAGACGTTTTAAGAAATGGGTAATTGGTTTAAAAAAGAATGATAAGCCTATTTCTCTCTTGGCTGGTTTGTGCACTGCGAAATGGTTTATTCAGCTACTTACACCACGTACATGGCTGGACGGACTG gtgtga